DNA sequence from the Novosphingobium sp. KACC 22771 genome:
AAGTTGGGCCGAAACGATCATGGGCTTTGCCGTGCTGGCCTTTGCCGCCTTGATGCTGACCTATGCGCTGGGCGTTTCCGGGCTGAAGCACAGCAGCGGCACCTATGAGGTGAGCGCGCGCTTTGGCGAGGCCGGCGGCATTCAGCCGGGCGCCAAGGTCACCGTTTCGGGGGTCAAGGTGGGGTCGGTCAGCGATGTGACCATCGACCCCAAGACCTATCTGGCCGTCATGCATCTCACGCTGACCAAGGATGTGAAGCTGCCTTCGGACTCGACGGCCAAGATCACCAGCGACGGCCTGCTGGGCGGCGCGCATATTGCGCTGACGCCGGGCGGGGCCGAGGATGATCTCAAGCCGGGCGGCGAGATCAACAACACCCAGGGCGCGGTCGATCTGTTCGGCCTGATCGGGCAATTCATCCGTCCGCAGGGCGGCGCGGCTGCCTCTTCTGCTGACAGCGCCGCCAAGGCGCCCGCGCCTGTTGCCCCCGCCCCTAATGCCCCCAAGGCATCCTCCGACCTGCCCGAGATGTAAGCCATGGGGCTGTTCTCCACAAACCCGGTGGCGGCCCTTGGGCGCGCCACTCTGGAGGGGATTGCCGCGATCGGCCGGGTCGGGCTGTTTGCCGCGCGCGGCATCGGCGCTGCCCTCTCGCCTCCTTGGTATCCGCGCCAGATCCTTGGCCAATTCGCCAGCGTGGGGTTCCTCTCGCTGCCGGTGGTGGGGCTGACGGCATGGTTTACCGGCGCGGCGCTGGCGCTCAACATCTATTCGGGCGGGGATCGGTTCAACGCCGAAACCGTGCTGCCGCAAATCGTGGCGCTGGGCATCACGCGTGAGCTGGGGCCGGTGCTGGCCGCGCTGATGCTGGCCGGGCGGGTGGCGTCGGCCATGGCCTCGGAAATCGGGGCGATGCGCGCGACCGAACAGGTTGATGCGATGGTCACCCTCTCCACCGATCCGCGCCGCTATCTGATTGCGCCGCGCCTGATTGCGGCCACGCTCAGCCTGCCGCTGCTCACGCTCATCACCGATATCATCGGCGTGGCGGGGGGCATGCAGGTATCGAACTATCTGGTCGATCTGGCGCCCAGCATCTACATCACCAACACGATCGACTTTCTGACCGCGTGGGATGTGGAATCGGGGCTGATCAAATCGGCGGTGTTCGGTTTCATCATCGGCCTGATGGGCTGCTATCATGGCGATCATGCCAAGGGCGGGGCGCGCGGCGTGGGCCGGGCCACCACGTCGGCCATGGTGTCGGCCGCCGTGCTGATTTTGGCGGCGGACTATCTCTTGACCTCGGTGTTTGCTCTCAAATGACCCGGACCCCCATGACAACAACGGCTAAAATCGCATGGACGGGCATCACCAAGCGTTTCGGCGCGCAGGTCGTGCTGGACGGGCTGGATCTGGCGGTGGCGCCGGGGCGCTCGCTGGCGCTGCTGGGTCGCTCGGGCCAGGGCAAGTCGGTGACGATCAAGCTGGCGCTGGGGCTGATGAAGCCGGATGCCGGGCAGGTGCTGCTCGATGGCGTGGACGTGACGCGGCAAAGCGAGGCCGAGCGGCGCGCGAACTTTCGCGGCATCGGCATGCTGTTTCAGGGCGGGGCGCTGTTTGACAGTCTGCCGGTCTGGGAAAATGTCGCCTTCCGCCTGATCAATGCCGATGGCGTGGGCCGGGCCGAGGCGAGGGAGCGCGCGGTCGAAGCGCTTTCGCTGGTGAAGCTGGCGCCCGAAGTGGCGGATCGCTATCCTTCGGAATTGTCGGGCGGGATGCAGAAGCGCGCAGGACTGGCCCGCGCCATTGTCGGCACGCCCAGTCTGCTCTTCTTTGACGAACCCACCACCGGCCTTGATCCGATCACGGCGGGCGCGATCAACGAGCTGATCCGCGACCGCGTGACATCGCTGGGCTGTACCGCTGTTTCGATCACGCATGACATGGCCTCGGCGCGCACGATTGCCGACGAATTGGCGATGCTGGACAATGGGCGGATCGTGTGGCGTGGGCTGCCCGGCGAACTTGATGATGCCGATCATCCGCTCGTGCGCGCCTTTGTTTCCGGCAAGAGTATGGAATAGAACAAACTATACGCAATTCGCGCCATTCCCATTAGAGTGCCCTCCTTGCAGCTTCGCGCCGCCAAGGGGAGATCATGATGAGCAGCCAGAACTGGTATCCGCAAGGAGGTCTTGCGCGGCGGCAAATGCTGCGCGGGGGCGCGGCGCTGGGTGCGGTGGGGGCCTTGTCGGCCTGCACCGGCGCTGGCACGGTGGCTTCTGCCGGTCCTGCGCCCCGGCGGCCATACCTGACGCCGATGCGGGTGACGCCTGATCAACTGATCGACATGAAATGCTGCATCCGCCCGGTGCGCGCGGCGGGGCCAAACCTTGACACACAGATGATCGGCGATACGCTGGTCGTGCATAATTACGGCCATGGCGGCTCGGGCTGGTCGCTGTCCTGGGGCAGCGCCGAGGTGGCGGTGGGCAAGGCTCTGTCCGTCCTGCCCTCGGAAATCGCGGTGGTGGGCTGCGGCATCATCGGCCTGACCACGGCGGTTGTGGCGCAAAGGGCTGGCTTGAAGGTCACGATCTATACCCGCGATGTGATCCAGCGGACGCGATCCTTCCGCGCGCATGGCTCGTTCACGCCGGATTCGCGCGTGGCCCTGTCGGCGCCTGCCGGGGCGGGCTTTGGCGATCTGTGGGAGCAGATGACGCGCCTGTCGTGGAAGGGCTTCCGTTCGATGCTGGGCCTGCCGGGCGATCCGGTGGTGTTTCAGGATGCCTTCGCGCTCTCCGACGCGCCGCCGGTCAAAAAGCATCACGATGCCGATCCGGCCATCAAGGGCGCGTGGGAACCGGGCGGGCTGCCTTTGCAGGAATCGGAATGGGCGCATTACATGGACCGCATCAAGGATCTGGTGCCCGATCCGGTGATGCTGTCTTCGGCGGAAAATCCGTTTCCGGTGGCCTATACGCGCCGCTCCTCGGAAATGCATTTCAACTTCCCCTCCTACGCCCATCATCTGCTGACCGAGTTTTATCAGCGCGGCGGGCTGATGGTGATGCGCGATTTCAACGACCCCTCGCAATATGGGCAATTGAAGGAAAAGGTGGTCATCAACGCCACCGGCTATGCCGCGCGCGATCTGTGGCGCGACAAAACCGTGTTCCCGGTGCGCGGCCAGACCGGATGGCTGGTGCCCCAGCATGACGCATCCTATTCGCTGCGCTATAAAAACGCCTCGCTGATGGCCAAGAATGACGGCATCGTGGTGATGAACAACCCCATGGATCTGGGCGAAATGTTCGGCGTGGGCGACAGTATGGAATTGCCCGATCCGGCGCCGATCCTTGAGGTGATGAAGATTGTCGAGCCGATCATGGCGGGCATGAAGGGGATTGCGTGATGGGCGGGCGGACGTGGATGTTGGCCGGGGCTTTGGCTCTGGTGGCCATGCCGGTGAAGGCCGGCACGGCCAATGGCGTTTACACCGAGGCGCAGGCCGCCGAGGGCGCAGGGGTCTTTGCCGAGCGCTGCGCCATGTGTCACGGCAAGCAGGCCGAGGGGACATGGGAAGTGCCCGCGCTCAAGGGCAAGTTCATGGCCAATTGGGGGCGGGAATCGGTGGCGGCGCTGTCGGACTATCTGGCGCGCGCCATGCCGCAATTCGCGCCCGGTACGCTGGAGCCCAAGGATAATGGGCGGCTGGTGGCTTATCTTTTGAAGATCAATGGCCATCCGGCGGGGGCAAAGCCCTTGCCCGAGGACCATGCGGCGATGGCCGCGATCCGCATTGATCCTCTGGCGGCAACGACAGTTAAATAGGGGACGGTTAAATAAGGCGCGGTTGACAAGATCGCATTGACGGGGGATATGATGTATATGCATCATGAATCTCTCGCCAATGCCCCCTGCGCCTGCACCAGCCTGCGCAAGGCGACCCGCACGCTCGACCGGCTCTATGACGCGGCGCTAGCGCCCCATGGCATCACCACCACGCAATTTGCCCTGATGCGCAATATCGAGCGGGCAGGGGCGATTGTGCTCAATCAACTGGCCACGCTTTTGGTGATGGACCGCACCTCGCTCTATCGCACGATCCGCGCGATCGAGGAGGCGGGATGGGTGAGCATCACCGATGGTTCCGGAAAGGCGCGACTGGCGCAGATCACCGATGCGGGCCGGACCATGCTGCGCGCCGCCGAGCCGGACTGGGAGGAATTGCAGGCGCAGATCCATGATCGGCTGGGCGGCGAGGGTTGGGCCCGTCTGATGGAGATGAGCGGGACGATTATCAGCCTCGGCCAAAACGCGGGCCGGGAGGCGCGGGCATGAGCCGCCGTTTCCACCCCGCCTTTCTGGTGGCGGCGATCACCTTCCTTGCGCTGCTGGTTTCTGCAGGCGTGCGTTCCGCGCCCAGCGTGATGATCGTGCCGCTGCAACTCCATTTCGGCTGGGACCGGGCCAGCATTTCGGCCACCGCCGCGCTGGGTATCTTTCTCTATGGTC
Encoded proteins:
- a CDS encoding MlaE family ABC transporter permease, giving the protein MGLFSTNPVAALGRATLEGIAAIGRVGLFAARGIGAALSPPWYPRQILGQFASVGFLSLPVVGLTAWFTGAALALNIYSGGDRFNAETVLPQIVALGITRELGPVLAALMLAGRVASAMASEIGAMRATEQVDAMVTLSTDPRRYLIAPRLIAATLSLPLLTLITDIIGVAGGMQVSNYLVDLAPSIYITNTIDFLTAWDVESGLIKSAVFGFIIGLMGCYHGDHAKGGARGVGRATTSAMVSAAVLILAADYLLTSVFALK
- a CDS encoding c-type cytochrome encodes the protein MGGRTWMLAGALALVAMPVKAGTANGVYTEAQAAEGAGVFAERCAMCHGKQAEGTWEVPALKGKFMANWGRESVAALSDYLARAMPQFAPGTLEPKDNGRLVAYLLKINGHPAGAKPLPEDHAAMAAIRIDPLAATTVK
- a CDS encoding MarR family winged helix-turn-helix transcriptional regulator, which translates into the protein MHHESLANAPCACTSLRKATRTLDRLYDAALAPHGITTTQFALMRNIERAGAIVLNQLATLLVMDRTSLYRTIRAIEEAGWVSITDGSGKARLAQITDAGRTMLRAAEPDWEELQAQIHDRLGGEGWARLMEMSGTIISLGQNAGREARA
- a CDS encoding ABC transporter ATP-binding protein, producing MTTTAKIAWTGITKRFGAQVVLDGLDLAVAPGRSLALLGRSGQGKSVTIKLALGLMKPDAGQVLLDGVDVTRQSEAERRANFRGIGMLFQGGALFDSLPVWENVAFRLINADGVGRAEARERAVEALSLVKLAPEVADRYPSELSGGMQKRAGLARAIVGTPSLLFFDEPTTGLDPITAGAINELIRDRVTSLGCTAVSITHDMASARTIADELAMLDNGRIVWRGLPGELDDADHPLVRAFVSGKSME
- the mlaD gene encoding outer membrane lipid asymmetry maintenance protein MlaD codes for the protein MRASWAETIMGFAVLAFAALMLTYALGVSGLKHSSGTYEVSARFGEAGGIQPGAKVTVSGVKVGSVSDVTIDPKTYLAVMHLTLTKDVKLPSDSTAKITSDGLLGGAHIALTPGGAEDDLKPGGEINNTQGAVDLFGLIGQFIRPQGGAAASSADSAAKAPAPVAPAPNAPKASSDLPEM
- a CDS encoding FAD-dependent oxidoreductase, which produces MMSSQNWYPQGGLARRQMLRGGAALGAVGALSACTGAGTVASAGPAPRRPYLTPMRVTPDQLIDMKCCIRPVRAAGPNLDTQMIGDTLVVHNYGHGGSGWSLSWGSAEVAVGKALSVLPSEIAVVGCGIIGLTTAVVAQRAGLKVTIYTRDVIQRTRSFRAHGSFTPDSRVALSAPAGAGFGDLWEQMTRLSWKGFRSMLGLPGDPVVFQDAFALSDAPPVKKHHDADPAIKGAWEPGGLPLQESEWAHYMDRIKDLVPDPVMLSSAENPFPVAYTRRSSEMHFNFPSYAHHLLTEFYQRGGLMVMRDFNDPSQYGQLKEKVVINATGYAARDLWRDKTVFPVRGQTGWLVPQHDASYSLRYKNASLMAKNDGIVVMNNPMDLGEMFGVGDSMELPDPAPILEVMKIVEPIMAGMKGIA